One part of the Mycosarcoma maydis chromosome 18, whole genome shotgun sequence genome encodes these proteins:
- a CDS encoding TRAPP subunit TRS31 (related to TRS31 - TRAPP subunit of 31 kDa involved in targeting and fusion of ER to golgi transport vesicles), whose amino-acid sequence MATTPRVSERYSVQTNASSNSASASTSSHVYSHTLAMVDAGSGASYSFASASSGADGMPPAFSSRRTSASVLSSAASSAHQTALMSTPCSTRNTLPASVQRQMSSSSSTAPSITGRIASLASTSTPLDEPNSSYNSSVHPNRSSVVPDIVERPRDKTRQAEVGMSSLSFLFGEIVSYTQNRVTGVSELEKRLSLIGYTIGQRVLAITLHRQEMTSNAKNPKRETRLLPVLLWIHTAFWKAAFGKPADSLERSTEQGRADEYMISTNVPCFSRTICVPNDMSQLSVEAITAGMVEAALDGLGFPARVTAHTVPTPQFPNRTTILIKLDKAVMDREDALAAV is encoded by the coding sequence ATGGCGACAACACCACGTGTATCGGAGCGGTATTCGGTGCAGACCAATGCGAGTTCCAattcggcttcggcttcgactTCGTCGCACGTCTACAGTCACACGCTCGCTATGGTGGACGCGGGGTCTGGCGCATCGTACTCGTTCGCTAGCGCAAGTAGTGGCGCAGATGGAATGCCGCCTGCTTTTTCCTCGAGGCGTACTTCGGCCAGCGTTCTCTCGAGCGCCGCCAGTTCGGCACATCAAACAGCACTCATGTCCACACCTTGCAGCACCAGAAATACGTTGCCAGCTTCGGTACAGCGACAgatgtcgtcgagctcaagtACAGCACCCAGCATAACAGGCAGGATCGCTTCGTTGGCCTCAACCTCAACACCTCTGGATGAGCCAAATTCATCGTACAATTCGTCCGTTCATCCTAACCGCTCGTCGGTGGTTCCGGATATCGTCGAACGACCACGCGACAAGACGCGCCAAGCCGAAGTTGGCATGTCGTCGCTCAGCTTTCTATTCGGCGAGATAGTGAGCTACACGCAGAACAGGGTGACTGGCGTgagcgagctcgaaaagcggttgagcttgatcggGTATACGATCGGACAGAGGGTGTTGGCGATCACGCTGCACAGACAGGAAATGACGAGCAACGCCAAGAACCCCAAGAGAGAAACGCGCTTGCTGCCCGTATTGCTCTGGATCCACACGGCGTTTTGGAAAGCAGCGTTTGGCAAACCGGCCGACAGCCTAGAAAGGAGCACCGAACAGGGCAGAGCCGATGAGTATATGATCTCGACCAACGTCCCCTGCTTCAGTAGGACCATCTGTGTGCCCAACGACATGTCGCAGCTCTCGGTTGAGGCGATCACCGCCGGcatggtggaagcggcgTTGGATGGGCTCGGCTTCCCAGCCAGAGTCACCGCTCACACTGTTCCAACGCCGCAGTTTCCAAATAGAACCACGATcttgatcaagctcgacaaggctgTCATGGATAGAGAGGACGCTCTGGCTGCTGTATAG
- a CDS encoding uncharacterized protein (related to ABP140 - actin binding protein and AdoMet-dependent tRNA methyltransferase) yields MTNPTPSSAAEPAPAPHVSLPVQPDVETSISELISQNRRSATDFSVTKHSKEAAKNWDKFYKKHHDKFFKDRHWTNREFGSELSSGSAASASEFEGTKAQSDDDREEETRMVSEDLAESERASESVLLEVGCGVGNMLYPLLAANPRLKVHCCDFSERAVDMVRCHPLYDPARVNAFVFDLTSCDPPLSSLLCKPPYSSWSAPTTISLIFVLSAIPPSFHASVLSKLRSLLLPHGGHILFRDYAYGDLSQVRYHTKKDAAWAEPSLLSTEHHWYRRGDNTFNYFFTQQQLESLANQVGLQGEVQTLRRTAVNRRSEVNMQRRFVQAKWYVAPQKTP; encoded by the coding sequence ATGACAAATccaacgccatcgtcagcagcagaaccagcgccagcaccgCACGTGTCGCTCCCCGTCCAGCCAGACGTTGAAACATCGATCTCGGAACTCATCTCGCAAAATCGTCGCTCAGCGACCGACTTTAGCGTGACCAAACACTCGAAAGAAGCGGCGAAGAATTGGGACAAGTTCTACAAGAAGCACCACGACAAGTTTTTCAAAGATCGTCATTGgacgaatcgcgaatttGGAAGCGAGCTTTCGTCGGGGTCTGCGGCTAGTGCGTCTGAGTTCGAGGGTACAAAGGCTCAATCGGACGATGACAGAGAGGAAGAAACAAGGATGGTTTCAGAGGACCTTGCCGAGTCggagcgagcaagcgagagTGTGCTATTGGAAGTAGGCTGTGGAGTGGGAAACATGCTGTATCCTCTGTTGGCGGCGAATCCACGATTGAAGGTTCACTGTTGCGATTTCTCAGAACGTGCAGTTGACATGGTTCGATGTCATCCGCTGTACGATCCTGCCAGAGTCAACGCTTTCGTCTTTGACCTCACCTCTTGCGACCCACCTCTATCTTCGTTGCTTTGCAAGCCACCTTACTCGTCATGGTCAGCGCCAACAACGATCAGCTTGATCTTTGTGTTATCCGCCATACCTCCTTCATTTCACGCGTCGGTCCTCTCCAAGCTCCGATCTCTGCTTCTCCCACATGGAGGTCACATCCTGTTCAGAGACTACGCCTATGGCGACCTCTCGCAGGTGCGCTACCATACCAAAAAGGACGCTGCTTGGGCCGAACCAAGTCTGCTCTCGACGGAACACCATTGGTACCGAAGGGGCGATAATACGTTTAACTACTTTTTCAcacaacagcagctggaAAGTCTGGCCAACCAAGTGGGACTCCAAGGTGAAGTGCAAACGTTGAGGAGGACAGCCGTGAATCGGAGGAGCGAGGTCAACATGCAGAGACGGTTCGTTCAGGCCAAATGGTACGTTGCCCCACAAAAAACACCATAG
- a CDS encoding putative ADP-ribosylation factor translates to MGVAFSSLWTSLFGSKELKICILGLDNAGKTTLMYKMTLGSVVSTAPTVGSNTEQFEYKNLKFMLWDVGGQTSLRTSWTSYLASTDAVIFVLDSNDRERVTLARQELHRIAQDEQVAKAPILVWANKQDIKGAMTPAEISESLALTAFRERTWQIFGCSALTGKGLTEGLDWLAHTLGAKR, encoded by the exons ATGGGCGTAGCGTTTAGCTCGTTGTGGACCTCGCTGTTTGGTTccaaggagctcaagaTCTGCATTCTAGG ACTTGACAATGCCGGCAAAACTACTCTCATGTACAAGATGACGCTAGGTTCGGTCGTCTCTACCGCCCCGACGGTCGGATCCAATACAG AGCAATTTGAATACAAAAACCTCAAGTTCATGCTGTGGGACGTCGGCGGACAAACATCACTTCGAACATCCTGGACATCGTACCTCGCTTCGACGGACGCTGTGATCTTTGTTCTGGACAGCAACGACCGTGAGCGCGTCACATTGGCGAGACAGGAGctgcatcgcatcgcacaAGACGAACAGGTCGCCAAGGCGCCCATACTGGTGTGGGCGAACAAGCAGGATATCAAGGGTGCAATGACGCCAGCCGAGATCTCCGAGAGCTTGGCATTGACGGCGTTCAGGGAGAGAACGTGGCAGATCTTTGGTTGTTCGGCGTTGACGGGGAAAGGGCTGACCGAGGGCTTGGATTGGCTGGCGCATACGTTGGGTGCCAAACGGTAG